The proteins below are encoded in one region of Purpureocillium takamizusanense chromosome 11, complete sequence:
- the FUM1 gene encoding Fumarate hydratase (COG:C~EggNog:ENOG503NTY2) — MLRTVMASSRAAVGGGGGGAATTTCMPRAAAASRASAAWSSSRAPATCRRTPQRLLLGLSSSSSASPFSIVTGRGFHSTARIMASATTRTESDAFGEIQVPGDKYWGAQTERSLENFRINQPQDRMPPPIVKAFGILKGAAATVNMRYGLDPKIGQAIQQAAKEVADGKLLDHFPLVVWQTGSGTQSNMNANEVISNRAIEILGGQMGSKKPVHPNDHVNRSASSNDTFPTVMHIAAVLELEGDLLPALRSLRAALQAKVDDFEAKNIIKIGRTHLQDATPLTLAQEFSGYVAQLDFGIKRVESSLPDLRLLAQGGTAVGTGINTFEGFAEAIAEEVTRMTGTEFKTAPNKFEALAAHDAVVQAHGSLNTLATSLTKIAQDVRYLGSGPRCGLGELILPENEPGSSIMPGKVNPTQCEALTMVCAQVMGNNVATTIGGMNGQFELNVYKPLVIRNLLHSSRLLADGMRSFEKNLVAGLQANEEKIASIMKESLMLVTCLNPKIGYDMASKVAKNAHKKGLTLKQSALEMQALTEDEFDTLVKPELMVGPSQFKQ; from the exons ATGTTGCGAACAGtgatggcgagcagcagggcggcggtgggtggtggtggtggtggtgctgcgacgacaacgtgcatgccgagggcggcggcggctagcagagcttctgctgcttggtcgtcatcgcgggcgccggccaCATGCCGCCGGAccccgcagcgcctcctcctcggtctgtcgtcctcatcctccgcATCCCCAttcagcatcgtcaccggcaGGGGCTTccacagcacagcacgcaTCATGGCGTCCGCGACGACACGAACCGAGAGCGATGCCTTTGGCGAGATCCAGGTCCCCGGCGACAAGTACTGGGGCGCCCAGACGGAGCGCTCGCTCGAGAACTTTCGCATCAACCAGCCGCAGGAccgcatgccgccgcccattgTCAAGGCGTTTGGCATCCTCAagggcgcggccgcgacggtCAACATGCGCTACGGCCTCG ACCCCAAGATCGGCCAGGCCAtccagcaggccgccaaggaggtggccgacggcaagctgctcgaccaCTTCCCCCTCGTCGTGTGGCAGACGGGGTCGGGCACGCAGTCCAACATGAACGCCAACGAGGTCATCTCCAACCGGGCCATCGagatcctcggcggccagatGGGCAGCAAGAAGCCCGTCCACCCCAACGACCACGTCAaccgcagcgcctcgtccaacGACACCTTCCCCACCGTCATGcacatcgccgccgtgctcgagctcgagggcgacctgctgcccgcgctgcgctccctgcgcgccgccctgcaggcCAAGGTGGACGACTTCGAGGCCAAGAACATCATCAAGATTGGCCGCACCCACCTGCAGGACGCCACGCCCCTGACGCTGGCGCAGGAGTTCTCGGGCTacgtcgcccagctcgactTTGGCATCAAGCGCGTCgagtcgtcgctgccggacctgcggctgctggcccagggcggcaccgccgtcggcaccggcaTCAACACCTTTGAGGGcttcgccgaggccatcgccgaggaggtgACGCGCATGACGGGCACCGAGTTCAAGACGGCCCCCAACAAgttcgaggcgctggcggcgcacgacGCCGTGGTGCAGGCGCACGGCAGCCTCAACACGCTGGCCACGTCGCTGACCAAGATCGCCCAGGATGTCCGCTACCTGGGCAGCGGGCCCCGGTGCGGCCTGGGCGAGCTGATCCTGCCCGAGAACgagccgggcagcagcatcatgcCGGGCAAGGTGAACCCGACGCAGTGCGAGGCCCTGACCATGGTGTGCGCCCAGGTCATGGGCAACAacgtggcgacgacgattgGCGGCATGAACGGCCAGTTCGAGCTCAACGTGTACAAGCCCCTCGTGATCCGCAACCTGCTGCACAGCTCGCGCCTCTTGGCCGACGGCATGCGGTCCTTTGAGAAGAACCTGGTGGCCGGGCTGCAGGCCAACGAGGAGAAGATTGCCAGCATCATGAAGGAGTC ACTCATGCTCGTCACCTGCCTCAACCCCAAGATCGGCTACGACATGGCCAGCAAGGTGGCCAAGAACGCACACAAGAAGGGCCTGACGCTCAAGCAGAGCGCGCTGGAGATGCAGGCGCtgaccgaggacgagtttGACACGCTGGTCAAGCCGGAGCTCATGGTCGGCCCCAGCCAGTTCAAGCAGTGA
- the GIN4 gene encoding Non-specific serine/threonine protein kinase (TransMembrane:1 (i325-344o)~COG:D~EggNog:ENOG503NW2V), with translation MAEVGGAKVRSPLAETTNRINSPFPLLEPQPRGKPRPDHAEARPAHAQAHVQTQAQARRTVPNPMAENSRPSTSHGATNAHAPAVLSPPKQADEDKRFSQASYASSSSSRSKRSYKTHVGPWQLGRTLGKGSSARVRLCRHNVTKQLAAVKIVNRRMAYLVQDSSLAALSKWDSSLPEQINGEMRVPMAIEREVAILKLIEHPNIMRLYDIWENRSEIYLILEYIDRGDLFTFINTYGRLSEDTSVFFFRQMISAIAYCHSFNVCHRDLKPENILITGDLQIKIADFGMAALHQTDTHHLATACGSPHYAAPELLKNRQYRGDRADIWSLGVILYAMLSATLPFDDPDLRVMMAKTKKGHYQMPRCVSPEAADLIRRMLQVNPDRRITLKEIWRHPLVQKYNSLDSFGDITGQLPDTRKGFQYTPVQRSEIDPQLLRQLRSMWHMFSEQDLVLKLSCDEPNDQKAFYWLLYNYRDKQLEDFKPELAHSMSDYHHLKPTIWKKKVSTCEFAQPRGKGHGRSVSRFTVISNAAETESGTEKSYDPYRGSRMLQGCEPEASHAKIVIHRDAETVSVRSTTRARSGSTTARRARANSARAASIMAKQPSRGSLLSLRSNRQGTPHVAIPALRHKRGVDFSHIRRRSTSAGYAKRQPTRLRTTASVAGDGSMYQKEAARSPSPELRRQADGTHPKAKGAPKNGASMIFNEELRHFSNSCAKDCDEAFKGTLAEAESAGGSWTDAEKKGRGSTPFSITVDSPTVTTPATDRSSAASWQSRPLPPLPPEEPSKQFLTPSLRDVESELDFGGEENNDAATVSHDGPHLAVPVMLSKHADRRVVSAPAHNHQPSRKLTTLPSIHENTTSAVDSDGTRVVSAPPHGSGKRSDDMDRSLEYLSKVENTIRVVHSPGSTSPVKMPEPLNVQKKSATEDFGHKLHRRLAYNAEKYDDDAVERPAADTGADTKKKKTSWFRRVSKAESASAASEPKTARTSIASKQSSDADGLAPAAKKKAFTFPFWKSNKERETGMIVEGERDRTEVPRPTDCRLTAETGPVRATEDKMAARQTRQQALRDSGSGSIRNVAVKQNWLTRLFRVKPATTYICMTLSRKRARQEVGILLREWRRYGMKGVQVDKQRNIVFARLGAKNYLNLKEVEFAAEVMTVIEHGKKQPLSIVRFTQERGAASSLHRIVDTMRIMFDSRHLLVTDKDKQKMMIKTLNS, from the exons atggccgaggtTGGAGGCGCCAAAGTCcgctcgccgctggccgagaCGACGAACCGCATCAACTCCCCGTTCCCGCTCCTGGAgccgcagcctcgaggaAAACCGCGTCCCGATCACGCCGAGGCACGCCCAGCTCACGCTCAAGCTCACGTGCAGACCCAGGCACAAGCTCGTCGTACCGTGCCCAACCCCATGGCTGAGAACTCCCGGCCGTCAACTTCACATGGCGCCACCAACGCTCACGCGCCTGCAGTCCTGAGCCCGCCCAAACAGGCTGACGAGGACAAGCGCTTCTCCCAAGCTTCATacgcgtcgtcgtcgagcagtCGCAGCAAGAGGAGCTACAAGACGCACGTCGGTCCGTGGCAGCTTGGAAGAACGCTGGGCAAGGGCTCATCGGCTCGCGTCCGCCTGTGTCGCCACAATGTCACCAaacagctcgccgccgtcaagatcGTCAACAGGCGGATGGCGTATCTCGTCCAAGATAGCAGCTTGGCCGCTCTGAGCAAGTGGGACAGCAGTCTCCCAGAGCAGATCAACGGCGAGATGCGCGTCCCCATGGCCATCGAGCGCGAGGTGGCCATCCTCAAGCTTATCGAGCATCCAAACATTATGAGACTGTACGACATTTGGGAAAATCGCTCCGAAAT ATACCTGATCCTCGAGTACATTGACCGTGGCGATCTCTTCACCTTTATCAACACCTACGGGCGCCTCTCGGAAGATACGTCCGTTTTCTTTTTCCGCCAAATGATCAGCGCCATCGCCTACTGCCACTCATTCAACGTCTGCCACCGGGACCTCAAGCCCGAAAACATTCTAATCACGGGCGACCTTCAGATCAAGATTGCCGACTTCGGCATGGCGGCACTTCACCAGACAGACACCCATCATCTTGCGACGGCATGCGGCAGCCCTCACTACGCCGCCCCGGAGCTCCTTAAGAACAGACAATATCGTGGAGACCGCGCTGACATCTGGAGCCTGGGTGTCATCCTATACGCAATGCTCTCTGCCACGCTCCCCTTTGACGATCCCGACCTGCGCGTCATGATGGCCAAGACCAAGAAGGGCCACTACCAGATGCCGAGATGCGTCAGCCCCGAAGCCGCCGATCTTATCCGACGCATGCTTCAAGTCAACCCTGACCGCCGAATCACCCTCAAGGAGATCTGGCGCCACCCCCTCGTTCAAAAGTATAATTCTCTCGACTCCTTTGGGGACATCACGGGCCAGCTGCCAGATACGCGAAAAGGCTTCCAATATACTCCTGTTCAGCGTAGTGAGATCGACCCGCAGCTTCTCAGGCAGTTGCGTTCCATGTGGCACATGTTCAGCGAGCAGGACCTTGTGCTTAAACTCTCCTGTGACGA ACCCAATGACCAGAAGGCCTTTTACTGGCTGCTTTACAACTATCGGGATAAGCAGCTAGAGGACTTCAAACCCGAGCTGGCACACTCTATGAGCGATTACCACCATCTCAAGCCGACCATatggaagaagaaggtgtCGACGTGCGAGTTTGCGCAGCCTCGCGGCAAAGGCCACGGTCGATCCGTCTCCCGCTTCACCGTCatctccaacgccgccgagaccgaGTCCGGAACCGAAAAGAGCTACGACCCGTACAGAGGCAGCCGTATGCTACAAGGATGCGAGCCGGAGGCCAGCCACGCCAAGATTGTCATTCACAGGGATGCCGAGACGGTCAGCGTCAGGAGCACAACGAGAGCTCGAAGCGGTTCCACCACcgctcgacgagcgcgcgccAACTCTGCCAGGGCGGCGTCCATCATGGCTAAACAGCCGTCGCGAGGCTCACTGCTGTCCTTGCGCAGCAACAGACAGGGGACGCCCCACGTGGCGATTCCTGCTTTGCGGCACAAGCGGGGAGTCGACTTTTCGCATATTAGGAGGCGGTCGACCTCTGCTGGTTATGCAAAGCGGCAACCTACTCGTCTgcgcacgacggcgtcggtggcCGGAGACGGATCAATGTACCAGAAGGAGGCTGCGCGGTCTCCCTCTCCAGAGCTCCGCCGACAAGCCGATGGCACGCATCCCAAAGCCAAGGGCGCTCCGAAGAATGGCGCCTCCATGATCTTTAACGAAGAACTTCGCCACTTCAGCAACAGCTGTGCTAAGGATTGCGATGAGGCTTTCAAGGGCACGCTGGCTGAGGCCGAATCGGCTGGCGGCTCATGGACCGACGCGGAGAAGAAAGGCCGCGGCTCAACCCCCTTCTCCATAACCGTGGACAGCCCGACGGTCACCACCCCTGCTACGGACAGATCGAGCGCTGCCTCGTGGCAAAGCCGGCCGCTGCCCCCGCTGCCCCCCGAGGAGCCCTCGAAGCAGTTTCTCACCCCGAGCCTGCGTGACGTCGAGTCCGAGCTTGACTTTGGCGGTGAGGAGAACAACGACGCGGCGACTGTGTCGCACGATGGCCCTCACCTGGCCGTTCCGGTCATGCTGTCGAAGCACGCTGACCGCCGGGTTGTTTCGGCCCCCGCGCATAACCACCAGCCAAGCCGGAAGCTGACGACTCTTCCGTCTATTCACGAAAACACGACGTCCGCCGTGGACAGTGACGGGACGAGAGTCGTCTCAGCTCCTCCGCATGGCAGTGGCAAGAGGTCCGACGATATGGACAGGAGCCTCGAGTATCTCAGCAAGGTGGAGAACACTATCCGAGTCGTTCACTCTCCTGGATCGACGAGTCCCGTCAAGATGCCCGAGCCGCTGAACGTGCAAAAGaagtcggcgacggaggacTTTGGACACAAATTGCATCGGCGTCTCGCATACAATGCGGAAAAGtacgatgacgatgcggtCGAGCGTCCGGCAGCCGACACGGGCGCCGAtacgaagaagaagaagacgtcgTGGTTCAGACGGGTGTCCAAGGCGGAGTCGGCATCGGCCGCTAGCGAACCCAAGACGGCTCGGACCTCCATTGCGTCGAAGCAATCGTCGGATGCGGATGGACTCGCCCCCGCtgcgaagaagaaggccttTACTTTTCCCTTTTGGAAGAGCAacaaggagagagagacgggtATGATTGTCGAAGGTGAGCGGGACAGGACCGAAGTCCCCCGACCTACGGACTGCAGACTGACTGCCGAGACAGGACCGGTCCGTGCTACCGAGGAcaagatggcggcgaggcagactCGGCAGCAGGCACTGCGTGACTCCGGGTCGGGCAGTATACGGAACGTGGCGGTGAAACAGAACTGGCTGACGCGCCTGTTCCGCGTGAAGCCCGCCACGACCTACATCTGCATGACGCTTTCGCGCAAGCGGGCCCGCCAGGAAGTGGGCATCCTTTTGCGGGAGTGGCGACGTTATGGCATGAAGGGAGTCCAGGTGGACAAGCAGCGCAACATTGTCTTTGCACGGCTCGGGGCTAAGAACT ATTTGAACCTCAAGGAAGTGGAGTTTGCTGCCGAGGTCATGACGGTCATCGAGCACGGCAAGAAGCAGCCGCTGAGCATTGTGCGCTTCACGCAGGAGCGGGGTGCCGCGAGCAGCCTTCACAGAATCGTCGACACGATGCGCATCATGTTTGACAGCCGTCATCTGCTGGTTACGGACAAGGACAAGCAGAAGATGATGATCAAGACGCTCAACTCGTGA
- the GIN4 gene encoding Non-specific serine/threonine protein kinase (TransMembrane:1 (i325-344o)~COG:D~EggNog:ENOG503NW2V), whose translation MAEVGGAKVRSPLAETTNRINSPFPLLEPQPRGKPRPDHAEARPAHAQAHVQTQAQARRTVPNPMAENSRPSTSHGATNAHAPAVLSPPKQADEDKRFSQASYASSSSSRSKRSYKTHVGPWQLGRTLGKGSSARVRLCRHNVTKQLAAVKIVNRRMAYLVQDSSLAALSKWDSSLPEQINGEMRVPMAIEREVAILKLIEHPNIMRLYDIWENRSEIYLILEYIDRGDLFTFINTYGRLSEDTSVFFFRQMISAIAYCHSFNVCHRDLKPENILITGDLQIKIADFGMAALHQTDTHHLATACGSPHYAAPELLKNRQYRGDRADIWSLGVILYAMLSATLPFDDPDLRVMMAKTKKGHYQMPRCVSPEAADLIRRMLQVNPDRRITLKEIWRHPLVQKYNSLDSFGDITGQLPDTRKGFQYTPVQRSEIDPQLLRQLRSMWHMFSEQDLVLKLSCDEPNDQKAFYWLLYNYRDKQLEDFKPELAHSMSDYHHLKPTIWKKKVSTCEFAQPRGKGHGRSVSRFTVISNAAETESGTEKSYDPYRGSRMLQGCEPEASHAKIVIHRDAETVSVRSTTRARSGSTTARRARANSARAASIMAKQPSRGSLLSLRSNRQGTPHVAIPALRHKRGVDFSHIRRRSTSAGYAKRQPTRLRTTASVAGDGSMYQKEAARSPSPELRRQADGTHPKAKGAPKNGASMIFNEELRHFSNSCAKDCDEAFKGTLAEAESAGGSWTDAEKKGRGSTPFSITVDSPTVTTPATDRSSAASWQSRPLPPLPPEEPSKQFLTPSLRDVESELDFGGEENNDAATVSHDGPHLAVPVMLSKHADRRVVSAPAHNHQPSRKLTTLPSIHENTTSAVDSDGTRVVSAPPHGSGKRSDDMDRSLEYLSKVENTIRVVHSPGSTSPVKMPEPLNVQKKSATEDFGHKLHRRLAYNAEKYDDDAVERPAADTGADTKKKKTSWFRRVSKAESASAASEPKTARTSIASKQSSDADGLAPAAKKKAFTFPFWKSNKERETGMIVEGPVRATEDKMAARQTRQQALRDSGSGSIRNVAVKQNWLTRLFRVKPATTYICMTLSRKRARQEVGILLREWRRYGMKGVQVDKQRNIVFARLGAKNCKCTTTFFEPGHVC comes from the exons atggccgaggtTGGAGGCGCCAAAGTCcgctcgccgctggccgagaCGACGAACCGCATCAACTCCCCGTTCCCGCTCCTGGAgccgcagcctcgaggaAAACCGCGTCCCGATCACGCCGAGGCACGCCCAGCTCACGCTCAAGCTCACGTGCAGACCCAGGCACAAGCTCGTCGTACCGTGCCCAACCCCATGGCTGAGAACTCCCGGCCGTCAACTTCACATGGCGCCACCAACGCTCACGCGCCTGCAGTCCTGAGCCCGCCCAAACAGGCTGACGAGGACAAGCGCTTCTCCCAAGCTTCATacgcgtcgtcgtcgagcagtCGCAGCAAGAGGAGCTACAAGACGCACGTCGGTCCGTGGCAGCTTGGAAGAACGCTGGGCAAGGGCTCATCGGCTCGCGTCCGCCTGTGTCGCCACAATGTCACCAaacagctcgccgccgtcaagatcGTCAACAGGCGGATGGCGTATCTCGTCCAAGATAGCAGCTTGGCCGCTCTGAGCAAGTGGGACAGCAGTCTCCCAGAGCAGATCAACGGCGAGATGCGCGTCCCCATGGCCATCGAGCGCGAGGTGGCCATCCTCAAGCTTATCGAGCATCCAAACATTATGAGACTGTACGACATTTGGGAAAATCGCTCCGAAAT ATACCTGATCCTCGAGTACATTGACCGTGGCGATCTCTTCACCTTTATCAACACCTACGGGCGCCTCTCGGAAGATACGTCCGTTTTCTTTTTCCGCCAAATGATCAGCGCCATCGCCTACTGCCACTCATTCAACGTCTGCCACCGGGACCTCAAGCCCGAAAACATTCTAATCACGGGCGACCTTCAGATCAAGATTGCCGACTTCGGCATGGCGGCACTTCACCAGACAGACACCCATCATCTTGCGACGGCATGCGGCAGCCCTCACTACGCCGCCCCGGAGCTCCTTAAGAACAGACAATATCGTGGAGACCGCGCTGACATCTGGAGCCTGGGTGTCATCCTATACGCAATGCTCTCTGCCACGCTCCCCTTTGACGATCCCGACCTGCGCGTCATGATGGCCAAGACCAAGAAGGGCCACTACCAGATGCCGAGATGCGTCAGCCCCGAAGCCGCCGATCTTATCCGACGCATGCTTCAAGTCAACCCTGACCGCCGAATCACCCTCAAGGAGATCTGGCGCCACCCCCTCGTTCAAAAGTATAATTCTCTCGACTCCTTTGGGGACATCACGGGCCAGCTGCCAGATACGCGAAAAGGCTTCCAATATACTCCTGTTCAGCGTAGTGAGATCGACCCGCAGCTTCTCAGGCAGTTGCGTTCCATGTGGCACATGTTCAGCGAGCAGGACCTTGTGCTTAAACTCTCCTGTGACGA ACCCAATGACCAGAAGGCCTTTTACTGGCTGCTTTACAACTATCGGGATAAGCAGCTAGAGGACTTCAAACCCGAGCTGGCACACTCTATGAGCGATTACCACCATCTCAAGCCGACCATatggaagaagaaggtgtCGACGTGCGAGTTTGCGCAGCCTCGCGGCAAAGGCCACGGTCGATCCGTCTCCCGCTTCACCGTCatctccaacgccgccgagaccgaGTCCGGAACCGAAAAGAGCTACGACCCGTACAGAGGCAGCCGTATGCTACAAGGATGCGAGCCGGAGGCCAGCCACGCCAAGATTGTCATTCACAGGGATGCCGAGACGGTCAGCGTCAGGAGCACAACGAGAGCTCGAAGCGGTTCCACCACcgctcgacgagcgcgcgccAACTCTGCCAGGGCGGCGTCCATCATGGCTAAACAGCCGTCGCGAGGCTCACTGCTGTCCTTGCGCAGCAACAGACAGGGGACGCCCCACGTGGCGATTCCTGCTTTGCGGCACAAGCGGGGAGTCGACTTTTCGCATATTAGGAGGCGGTCGACCTCTGCTGGTTATGCAAAGCGGCAACCTACTCGTCTgcgcacgacggcgtcggtggcCGGAGACGGATCAATGTACCAGAAGGAGGCTGCGCGGTCTCCCTCTCCAGAGCTCCGCCGACAAGCCGATGGCACGCATCCCAAAGCCAAGGGCGCTCCGAAGAATGGCGCCTCCATGATCTTTAACGAAGAACTTCGCCACTTCAGCAACAGCTGTGCTAAGGATTGCGATGAGGCTTTCAAGGGCACGCTGGCTGAGGCCGAATCGGCTGGCGGCTCATGGACCGACGCGGAGAAGAAAGGCCGCGGCTCAACCCCCTTCTCCATAACCGTGGACAGCCCGACGGTCACCACCCCTGCTACGGACAGATCGAGCGCTGCCTCGTGGCAAAGCCGGCCGCTGCCCCCGCTGCCCCCCGAGGAGCCCTCGAAGCAGTTTCTCACCCCGAGCCTGCGTGACGTCGAGTCCGAGCTTGACTTTGGCGGTGAGGAGAACAACGACGCGGCGACTGTGTCGCACGATGGCCCTCACCTGGCCGTTCCGGTCATGCTGTCGAAGCACGCTGACCGCCGGGTTGTTTCGGCCCCCGCGCATAACCACCAGCCAAGCCGGAAGCTGACGACTCTTCCGTCTATTCACGAAAACACGACGTCCGCCGTGGACAGTGACGGGACGAGAGTCGTCTCAGCTCCTCCGCATGGCAGTGGCAAGAGGTCCGACGATATGGACAGGAGCCTCGAGTATCTCAGCAAGGTGGAGAACACTATCCGAGTCGTTCACTCTCCTGGATCGACGAGTCCCGTCAAGATGCCCGAGCCGCTGAACGTGCAAAAGaagtcggcgacggaggacTTTGGACACAAATTGCATCGGCGTCTCGCATACAATGCGGAAAAGtacgatgacgatgcggtCGAGCGTCCGGCAGCCGACACGGGCGCCGAtacgaagaagaagaagacgtcgTGGTTCAGACGGGTGTCCAAGGCGGAGTCGGCATCGGCCGCTAGCGAACCCAAGACGGCTCGGACCTCCATTGCGTCGAAGCAATCGTCGGATGCGGATGGACTCGCCCCCGCtgcgaagaagaaggccttTACTTTTCCCTTTTGGAAGAGCAacaaggagagagagacgggtATGATTGTCGAAG GACCGGTCCGTGCTACCGAGGAcaagatggcggcgaggcagactCGGCAGCAGGCACTGCGTGACTCCGGGTCGGGCAGTATACGGAACGTGGCGGTGAAACAGAACTGGCTGACGCGCCTGTTCCGCGTGAAGCCCGCCACGACCTACATCTGCATGACGCTTTCGCGCAAGCGGGCCCGCCAGGAAGTGGGCATCCTTTTGCGGGAGTGGCGACGTTATGGCATGAAGGGAGTCCAGGTGGACAAGCAGCGCAACATTGTCTTTGCACGGCTCGGGGCTAAGAACTGTAAGTGCACGACGACCTTTTTTGAGCCTGGGCACGTTTGCTGA
- a CDS encoding uncharacterized protein (COG:S~EggNog:ENOG503Q0AA), which produces MLYGTFAEAKDNQDAPDDWTISLGDDNPDAMKIFLDIAHDHFSAIPKALAVGDLYDLVVLTHYYDSTRLLTPWVEMWMSSLGSEQQTPPSDMPKLLWISWEFGRKEDLTAISQQMLLEFDGTWFNDAGNLEEIQTPPYIIERMVSIRSTTIRNLLDIFHDMVETLTVVDEKPRWCRHATWMGHHRCESMILGSMTFCLTRAELWPLPDPSDVRYSVAGLYKKLASLIIHDIGDIKGTPSEDHRQCNPREHLLYQVQQVMERIPDLLTDYHKNRLEEQSRGLEAGAGG; this is translated from the exons ATGCTCTACGGGACTTTTGCCGAGGCGAAAGATAACCAAGACGCTCCTGACGACTGGACGATCAGCCTCGGGGACGACAACCCCGACGCCATGAAAATCTTCCTCGACATAGCACACGACCATTTCTCGGCCATTCCCAAAGCACTAGCGGTTGGAGACCTTTACGACCTGGTGGTCTTGACACATTACTACGACTCGACCCGCTTGCTGACCCCTTGGGTTGAGATGTGGATGTCGTCTCTCGGCAGCGAGCAGCAAACACCGCCCAGCGACATGCCGAAGCTGCTCTGGATATCGTGGGAGTTTGGCCGGAAAGAGGACCTCACCGCGATTTCCCAACAAATGCTGTTGGAATTTGACGGCACCTGGTTCAATGATGCCGGCAATCTCGAGGAGATCCAGACTCCGCCTTATATCATCG AGAGGATGGTATCGATCCGGTCCACGACTATTCGAAATCTGCTAGACATTTTCCACGACATGGTCGAGACTCTCACGGTCGTGGACGAGAAGCCCAGGTGGTGCCGTCACGCGACGTGGATGGGGCATCACAGATGCGAGTCCATGATCTTAGGCTCCATGACCTTTTGCCTAACTCGGGCGGAGCTgtggccgctgccggacCCCTCCGATGTGCGGTACAGTGTCGCCGGATTGTATAAGAAGCTGGCCAGCTTGATCATCCACGACATAGGCGATATCAAGGGGACGCCCTCTGAAGACCACCGACAGTGTAATCCTCGAGAGCACTTGTTGTACCAGGTGCAGCAGGTCATGGAACGGATCCCGGATCTTTTAACAGACTACCACAAGAACCGCCTGGAAGAGCAGTCACGGGGACTCGAGGCCGGGGCTGGAGGTTAA